A stretch of Dermacentor albipictus isolate Rhodes 1998 colony unplaced genomic scaffold, USDA_Dalb.pri_finalv2 scaffold_466, whole genome shotgun sequence DNA encodes these proteins:
- the LOC139053999 gene encoding uncharacterized protein isoform X1, giving the protein MSTTARDHTVSPSPPATASAGASPISVFSDAGDDILAAVAFQEEPSDRPAPPAAGDEEDRLSSVSQTTAVASPALASDRGARGRARLKDLETEIMAYLVNTSNKVPVAARHFIVGYLSEIVQMYSDLRSDMSEERGAAVALRGELIEARRELAALQRRVIVAEGRLDGSIVTAPGPGGAGRLFDASAAAAGSGPSGPTAAAGAVSYAAALGASPAAGTGGVGPAVATGAGGARTAPTFEHVAFLTPTAPTTTPARDALRLLKTNIDPAAKNIGQVTLRHTRTFEAGGVPDARRQDLYGCDPRMRPMGAVAPPPRGGPDSSLPDGEGVDRMTPACVGTLLEAGVATLCRV; this is encoded by the exons ATGTCAACCACCGCCCGAGACCATACGGTCTCGCCGTCCCCGCCTGCAACGGCCAGCGCAGGTGCGTCGCCGATATCGGTGTTTTCCGATGCCGGCGACGACATCCTCGCGGCAGTCGCGTTTCAGGAGGAGCCCTCGGACCGGCCCGCGCCGCCTGCGGCGGGTGACGAAGAAGATCGTCTGTCATCGGTCTCCCAGACGACCGCGGTGGCGTCTCCCGCGCTCGCGAGCGACCGCGGCGCGCGGGGGCGGGCTCGCCTGAAGGACCTCGAGACGGAGATCATGGCCTACTTGGTGAACACCTCGAACAAGGTCCCGGTCGCGGCGCGCCACTTCATCGTGGGTTACCTGTCCGAGATCGTTCAAATGTACTCCGACCTGCGTTCGGACATGTCGGAGGAGCGGGGCGCGGCCGTCGCCCTGCGCGGCGAGCTGATCGAGGCGCGCCGGGAGCTGGCGGCGCTGCAGCGGCGGGTCATCGTCGCCGAGGGCCGCCTCGACGGCTCCATCGTGACGGCGCCCGGCCCGGGTGGTGCGGGGCGCCTTTTCGACGCGTCCGCGGCGGCTGCCGGCTCGGGCCCTAGTGGTCCGACTGCGGCGGCGGGCGCCGTCAGCTACGCCGCGGCGCTGGGGGCGTCGCCCGCGGCGGGGACGGGCGGCGTCGGACCGGCCGTGGCGACGGGCGCTGGGGGCGCGCGGACCGCGCCTACTTTCGAACACGTGGCATTCCTGACGCCCACGGCCCCGACGACGACACCGGCGCGGGACGCCTTGCGATTACTCAAGACCAACATCGACCCGGCCGCCAAAAACATCGGACAAGTCACGCTGAGGCACACCAG GACCTTCGAAGCTGGGGGCGTCCCTGACGCCCGACGCCAAGATCTGTACGGGTGCGACCCCAGGATGCGTCCCATGGGAGCTGTGGCGCCTCCGCCGCGCGGCGGACCCGATTCGTCGCTTCCGGATGGCGAGGGAGTCGACCGGATGACCCCGGCCTGCGTGGGGACGCTCCTGGAGGCTGGAGTAGCCACCTTGTGTCGGGTGTAA
- the LOC139053999 gene encoding uncharacterized protein isoform X2 has translation MSTTARDHTVSPSPPATASAGASPISVFSDAGDDILAAVAFQEEPSDRPAPPAAGDEEDRLSSVSQTTAVASPALASDRGARGRARLKDLETEIMAYLVNTSNKVPVAARHFIVGYLSEIVQMYSDLRSDMSEERGAAVALRGELIEARRELAALQRRVIVAEGRLDGSIVTAPGPGGAGRLFDASAAAAGSGPSGPTAAAGAVSYAAALGASPAAGTGGVGPAVATGAGGARTAPTFEHVAFLTPTAPTTTPARDALRLLKTNIDPAAKNIGQVTLRHTSCWVCCRPWCDNVHRSRGRP, from the exons ATGTCAACCACCGCCCGAGACCATACGGTCTCGCCGTCCCCGCCTGCAACGGCCAGCGCAGGTGCGTCGCCGATATCGGTGTTTTCCGATGCCGGCGACGACATCCTCGCGGCAGTCGCGTTTCAGGAGGAGCCCTCGGACCGGCCCGCGCCGCCTGCGGCGGGTGACGAAGAAGATCGTCTGTCATCGGTCTCCCAGACGACCGCGGTGGCGTCTCCCGCGCTCGCGAGCGACCGCGGCGCGCGGGGGCGGGCTCGCCTGAAGGACCTCGAGACGGAGATCATGGCCTACTTGGTGAACACCTCGAACAAGGTCCCGGTCGCGGCGCGCCACTTCATCGTGGGTTACCTGTCCGAGATCGTTCAAATGTACTCCGACCTGCGTTCGGACATGTCGGAGGAGCGGGGCGCGGCCGTCGCCCTGCGCGGCGAGCTGATCGAGGCGCGCCGGGAGCTGGCGGCGCTGCAGCGGCGGGTCATCGTCGCCGAGGGCCGCCTCGACGGCTCCATCGTGACGGCGCCCGGCCCGGGTGGTGCGGGGCGCCTTTTCGACGCGTCCGCGGCGGCTGCCGGCTCGGGCCCTAGTGGTCCGACTGCGGCGGCGGGCGCCGTCAGCTACGCCGCGGCGCTGGGGGCGTCGCCCGCGGCGGGGACGGGCGGCGTCGGACCGGCCGTGGCGACGGGCGCTGGGGGCGCGCGGACCGCGCCTACTTTCGAACACGTGGCATTCCTGACGCCCACGGCCCCGACGACGACACCGGCGCGGGACGCCTTGCGATTACTCAAGACCAACATCGACCCGGCCGCCAAAAACATCGGACAAGTCACGCTGAGGCACACCAG CTGCTGGGTGTGCTGCCGGCCGTGGTGCGACAATGTGCACCGAAGCCGGGGGCGTCCCTGA